The following coding sequences lie in one Capsicum annuum cultivar UCD-10X-F1 chromosome 5, UCD10Xv1.1, whole genome shotgun sequence genomic window:
- the LOC107871658 gene encoding LOW QUALITY PROTEIN: histone acetyltransferase HAC1-like (The sequence of the model RefSeq protein was modified relative to this genomic sequence to represent the inferred CDS: deleted 1 base in 1 codon): MMELFIPEQAREHIKGLRQSIGQSKPKAEKDRGMENSMSEKSCQLCAVDKLNFEPPPIYCTPCGARIKRNATYYTIGADDNEASGDTIIVDGTTVPKARMEKKRNDEVTEEWRVQCDKCEAWQHQICALFNGRRNSCGQAEYTCPNCYIAEVERGERKPLPQSVVLGEKDLTQNILSDHIEKRLASSFKEEREKRAKHEGKGYDEVPGAEGLVVRVVSSVDKKLEVKSWVLDIFKEENYPLEFPYKSKVPSLLLLFQRIESVEVCLFGMYVHEFGSECAQPNHRRVHLSLLDSVKYFRPEIKTVSVEALRTFVYHEILIGYLEFCKKRGFASCYIWVSPPQKGDDYILYFHPEIQKTPKSGKLREWYLSMLRKAEENIVVELTNLYNHFFKSMGECKTKVTAARLPYFYDDYWPVAAEDIICQLQQEVDERKKHKKGIIRKIITKIALKASGQFDLSGNASKDLRLMHKLGETISPMKEDFIMVHLQKACSHCHILMVSGNHWECKQCEKFQLCDKCYETEQKLEDIERHPINQKEKHTLYQSEIKEVPHDTKDEDEILESEFFDTRQDFWSLCQESHYQYDTLRHAKHSSMMVLCHLHNPTAPVFCDICYLDIEAGQGWRCEVCADYDVCNACYQKDGGINHPHKLTNHPSSADCDAQNKEARQPLVLQVETHKKIEDAERYPINQTDKHKLFQGYQCEVCTDLADAEVKKENFLLLGAFILLIVAIIILLTAILFKASCRFPRFIAKANNIYRCDIRDSTITHHSYY; this comes from the exons ATGATGGAACTTTTTATCCCAGAGCAGGCCCGAGAGCACATTAAAGGTCTTAGGCAATCGATAGGCCAG AGCAAACCAAAAGCAGAAAAAGATCGAGGAATGGAGAATTCTATGAGTGAAAAATCTTGTCAATTATGTGCAGTTGATAAGCTAAATTTTGAACCTCCACCCATATATTGTACTCCATGTGGTGCTCGTATTAAACGTAATGCGACGTATTATACCATTGGAGCAGATGATAATGAGGCCAGTGGAGACACCATCATTGTTGATGGAACCACCGTTCCAAAGGCGAGGATGGAGAAAAAGAGAAATGATGAAGTGACTGAAGAATGG CGGGTGCAATGTGATAAGTGTGAAGCTTGGCAACATCAGATTTGCGCTTTATTTAATGGTAGAAGGAATAGTTGTGGGCAAGCTGAGTATACCTGTCCCAATTGCTATATAGCAGAAGTTGAAAGAGGTGAACGCAAGCCCTTACCACAAAgtgttgttcttggagaaaaagaCCTGACTCAAAATATACTCAGTGATCACATTGAGAAACGATTAGCTAGTAGTTTCAAGGAGGAACGTGAA AAAAGAGCAAAGCATGAAGGAAAAGGTTATGATGAG GTTCCTGGAGCAGAAGGACTTGTTGTAAGAGTTGTGTCATCAGTGGACAAGAAGTTAGAAGTGAAATCATGGGTTCTTGATATATTTAAGGAAGAGAATTATCCACTGGAGTTCCCGTATAAATCAAAGGTACCTTCAT TGTTATTGTTATTTCAGAGAATTGAAAGTGTGGAGGTGTGCCTCTTTGGCATGTATGTTCATGAATTTGGATCTGAATGCGCACAGCCAAATCATCGCCGTGTTCATCTCTCGCTTCTAGATTCTGTTAAATATTTCAGGCCAGAGATCAAAACAGTGTCTGTAGAGGCTCTCCGAACATTTGTGTACCATGAGATTTTG ATTGGATATCTAGAATTTTGCAAAAAGCGTGGTTTTGCGAGTTGTTATATTTGGGTTTCTCCTCCACAGAAGGGTGAcgattatatattatatttccaTCCCGAAATTCAGAAGACCCCAAAATCCGGCAAACTCAGAGAGTG GTATTTATCAATGTTAAGAAAAGCTGAGGAAAATATAGTTGTTGAGCTCACTAATTTATACAACCATTTCTTCAAATCCATGGGCGAATGTAAAACAAAGGTTACTGCAGCTCGTCTGCCTTATTTTTACGATGACTATTGGCCTGTTGCTGCAGAGGATATTATTTGCCAACTTCAGCAGGAAGTGGATGAGAGAAAGAAACATAAGAAGGGAATTATAAGGAAGATCATAACAAAAATAGCTCTGAAAGCATCTGGTCAATTTGATCTTTCCGGCAATGCATCAAAGGATCTGCGTCTAATGCACAAA CTCGGTGAAACGATTTCTCCAATGAAGGAGGATTTTATTATGGTTCATTTACAGAAGGCATGCAGCCATTGTCACATTCTAATGGTTTCTGGAAATCATTGGGAGTGCAAGCAATGCGAGAAGTTTCAGCTTTGTGACAA GTGCTATGAAACTGAGCAAAAACTTGAAGATATAGAAAGACATCCTATTAATCAAAAGGAAAAGCACACACTTTATCAA AGTGAAATCAAGGAGGTACCTCATGACACCAAGGATGAAGATGAAATTCTCGAGAGTGAGTTTTTTGATACAAGACAGGATTTTTGGAGCCTTTGTCAGGAAAGCCATTACCAATATGATACCCTGAGGCATGCAAAACACTCCTCGATGATGGTCCTTTGCCACCTTCATAATCCCACTGCACCAGTATTTTGCGACATTTGTTACCTTGATATAGAAGCTGGTCAAGGTTGGCGATGTGAAGTTTGCGCAGATTATGATGTTTGCAATGCTTGTTACCAAAAAGATGGTGGAATCAATCATCCTCATAAGTTGACTAATCATCCATCCTCGGCTGATTGTGATGCACAAAATAAAGAAGCTAGGCAACCACTAGTTTTGCAG GTTGAGACTCATAAAAAAATCGAAGATGCAGAAAGATATCCTATCAATCAAACGGACAAGCACAAACTTTTTCAAGGTTACCAATGTGAAGTTTGCACAGATTTGGCTGACGCCgaagtgaagaaagaaaattttcTGTTACTTGGGGCTTTTATTCTACTAATTGTGGCTATTATTATTCTATTAACTGCTATTTTATTTAAAGCTTCTTGTCGCTTTCCCCGCTTCATTGCCAAGGCTAATAACATCTATCGCTGTGATATAAGAGATTCAACTATCACTCATCATTCATATTATTAA